The Lachnospiraceae bacterium oral taxon 500 genome window below encodes:
- a CDS encoding CoA transferase: protein MSKKLLEGVKVVELANFIAAATAGRFLADLGADVIKIESAKGDPLRYTAPSEGRPLDMYENTTWELENGNKRCFSVNTKEPEGKEALFKLLEGADVLITNWRVQALERSGLAYDQLKERFPKLVYAICTGYGEYGPDKDLPGFDFTSFFARGGYLDSLRQAGTVPMNVVPGLGDHNVGMNLAAGILAALYHAKVTGQGEKVETSLYESAVFNMGMMVQAAQYTDYGKKYPIDIRLSPNPFNAAWRTKDDRFIQTCMPDYNTYYKPFMKALGREDLLDNENYFPIKTLQEKGITYEVYDIVMEAFGKKTAAEWKEILKEADVAFSVAQSWEEILEDPQAWANNCFYKMKYDNGNERTLVRPPVKFQEMGVPEYRRGPLIGENSYEVMAELGYTQEQIKDFAERGIIYKWEKK from the coding sequence ATGAGCAAAAAACTATTGGAAGGCGTAAAAGTGGTGGAATTAGCCAATTTTATCGCTGCAGCAACCGCCGGCAGATTTTTAGCCGACCTGGGAGCAGATGTCATCAAGATTGAAAGCGCCAAGGGCGATCCGCTGCGCTATACCGCGCCGTCAGAAGGACGTCCGCTGGATATGTATGAGAATACGACTTGGGAGCTGGAGAACGGAAACAAGCGCTGCTTCTCGGTTAATACCAAGGAGCCGGAAGGCAAAGAAGCTTTGTTCAAGCTGCTGGAGGGTGCCGATGTTTTGATTACCAACTGGAGAGTGCAGGCTTTGGAGCGCTCGGGTCTGGCTTATGATCAATTAAAGGAAAGATTCCCCAAATTAGTTTATGCCATCTGCACCGGTTACGGTGAATATGGACCGGATAAGGATTTGCCGGGTTTTGATTTTACTTCTTTCTTTGCCCGCGGTGGTTATTTGGATAGTCTGCGTCAGGCCGGGACTGTGCCGATGAACGTAGTACCGGGCTTAGGTGACCACAATGTCGGTATGAACCTGGCAGCCGGTATTTTGGCAGCACTTTATCATGCCAAGGTTACCGGTCAGGGGGAAAAGGTCGAAACCAGCCTGTATGAAAGTGCCGTCTTTAACATGGGTATGATGGTGCAGGCTGCGCAGTATACCGATTACGGCAAGAAATACCCGATTGATATCCGCTTATCCCCGAATCCGTTTAACGCCGCCTGGCGGACCAAGGATGACCGTTTCATCCAAACCTGTATGCCGGATTACAACACTTACTACAAGCCGTTTATGAAGGCGCTGGGTCGGGAGGACTTGCTGGATAATGAAAATTATTTCCCGATTAAGACCTTGCAGGAAAAGGGCATCACTTATGAAGTTTATGATATCGTCATGGAAGCTTTCGGCAAGAAGACGGCGGCAGAATGGAAAGAAATCCTGAAAGAAGCTGACGTTGCTTTCTCGGTAGCACAGAGCTGGGAAGAAATCTTAGAAGATCCGCAGGCCTGGGCCAACAACTGCTTCTATAAGATGAAGTATGATAACGGCAACGAGAGAACCCTGGTTCGTCCGCCGGTAAAATTCCAGGAAATGGGCGTGCCGGAATACCGTCGCGGACCGTTGATCGGCGAGAACTCTTATGAAGTTATGGCAGAACTGGGCTATACTCAGGAACAAATTAAAGATTTTGCTGAACGCGGCATTATCTATAAATGGGAAAAGAAATAA
- a CDS encoding glycerol-3-phosphate dehydrogenase has protein sequence MKIGVIGAGSWGMALAALLDKNSHQVRLWSWQAGDLEEIKMTGTIAAKLPGAVLPGTIELCADLAKTAAGSELLIIAVPFAAVRQVLEQLVPLVDQSGILVHVSKGIEQHSLKTLDEISREYFPDNPTAILSGPSHAEEVVRALPTSVVIAARENELILRLQDVFMNASFRVYGSNDVKGVELGAAVKNVIALAAGISDGLGFGDNAKAALITRGMAEIRRLGSAMGAEDYTFTGLTGMGDLIVTCTSLHSRNRKAGYLIGQGVSPQAAAEQVGMVVEGVYSAIACRELAEKYQVEMPIVAQMNEVLFAGKDPCQAVTDLMLRDKKFE, from the coding sequence ATGAAAATCGGAGTAATCGGTGCCGGCAGTTGGGGCATGGCCTTGGCGGCACTGCTGGATAAGAATTCGCATCAGGTGCGGTTGTGGTCATGGCAGGCCGGGGACCTGGAAGAAATCAAAATGACGGGCACGATTGCCGCTAAGTTGCCGGGAGCCGTTTTGCCGGGCACGATTGAGTTATGTGCTGATTTGGCAAAGACTGCGGCCGGCAGTGAGCTTTTAATCATAGCAGTACCGTTTGCGGCGGTGCGGCAGGTATTGGAGCAGCTCGTTCCGCTGGTAGATCAGAGCGGGATTTTGGTGCATGTGTCCAAAGGCATTGAGCAGCACAGCCTGAAAACTTTGGATGAAATCAGCCGCGAATATTTTCCGGACAATCCCACAGCCATTTTGTCAGGGCCTTCGCATGCCGAAGAAGTGGTGCGGGCACTGCCGACTTCGGTGGTGATTGCGGCCAGGGAAAACGAGCTGATTCTGCGCTTGCAGGATGTCTTTATGAATGCTTCGTTTCGGGTTTACGGCAGTAATGATGTCAAGGGCGTCGAGCTGGGAGCGGCAGTGAAAAACGTGATTGCCTTAGCTGCCGGCATTTCTGACGGCTTAGGCTTTGGTGATAATGCCAAAGCGGCTTTAATTACTCGGGGGATGGCGGAAATTCGCCGGCTCGGAAGTGCAATGGGAGCTGAGGACTATACTTTTACCGGATTGACCGGAATGGGTGATTTGATTGTCACCTGTACTTCGCTTCACAGCCGGAACCGCAAGGCCGGTTATTTGATCGGGCAGGGCGTTTCGCCGCAGGCGGCAGCCGAGCAGGTCGGCATGGTGGTGGAAGGTGTTTATTCGGCCATTGCCTGCCGGGAGTTAGCGGAAAAATATCAGGTTGAGATGCCGATTGTGGCACAGATGAATGAAGTTTTATTTGCCGGCAAGGATCCGTGTCAGGCGGTAACGGATTTGATGCTGCGGGATAAAAAGTTTGAGTAA
- a CDS encoding electron transfer flavoprotein subunit beta, translating to MKIIVCVKQVPDTNEVKIDPVKGTLIREGVPSILNPDDANALEEALKIKDTYEDVVVDVVSMGPPQATYMLRECLAMGADNAYLLSDRAFGGADTCATSTTIAAGINKIGDYDIIFAGRQAIDGDTAQVGPQVAQRLNIPVVTYVQGFKLENGKVIVQRMMEDGYEEIEVSTPCLLTAVNELNVPRFMSVNGIVNAYEKEITIWNHSDVNLDPNDCGLNASPTQVFRSFTPPAKGKGEMVSGTEAEVAQYLVNKFKEKHII from the coding sequence GTGAAGATAATAGTTTGTGTAAAACAGGTTCCGGATACGAATGAAGTTAAGATTGATCCGGTTAAGGGAACGTTAATCCGGGAGGGAGTCCCCAGTATTTTAAATCCGGACGATGCTAACGCGCTGGAAGAAGCTTTAAAAATTAAGGATACCTATGAAGATGTGGTAGTTGACGTTGTCAGCATGGGACCGCCGCAGGCAACTTATATGCTGCGGGAATGTTTGGCGATGGGAGCCGACAATGCTTATTTGCTGAGTGACCGGGCATTTGGCGGGGCCGATACCTGTGCTACTTCTACGACCATTGCCGCCGGAATCAATAAAATCGGCGATTATGATATCATTTTTGCCGGCCGGCAGGCTATTGACGGCGATACCGCGCAGGTTGGGCCGCAGGTCGCACAGCGCCTGAATATTCCGGTGGTTACCTATGTACAGGGCTTTAAGCTGGAAAACGGGAAAGTCATCGTTCAGAGAATGATGGAGGACGGTTATGAAGAAATTGAAGTTTCAACGCCCTGCTTATTAACCGCCGTCAATGAACTGAACGTTCCGCGCTTCATGAGTGTGAACGGAATTGTAAACGCTTATGAAAAAGAAATCACGATTTGGAATCACAGTGATGTTAACCTGGATCCGAACGACTGCGGTTTAAACGCTTCGCCGACCCAAGTGTTCCGTTCCTTTACGCCGCCGGCTAAGGGCAAGGGAGAAATGGTCAGCGGAACGGAAGCTGAGGTAGCGCAGTATTTGGTGAATAAGTTTAAGGAAAAGCACATAATTTAG
- a CDS encoding acyl-CoA dehydrogenase, whose amino-acid sequence MFLSEKHKLIQQLAADFAAKELTNEVLDQVEESEVFPEEIYQKMAKAGFFGIKVPKALGGAGADTLAYVLVMEQIAKVSGVASIYVSSPNSLSGGPLLLSGTDEQKEKYLKPIITGEKKLCFALTEPGAGSDAGSMTSRAVKNGDHYILNGRKTFITMAPLADYAIVYAKTDPAAGTRGISAFIVDMKWPGVSCGKPEHKMGVIGCATSDIIMEDVKVPVENLLGEEGKGFVNAMKTLDVGRIGVAAQSIGVAGGALEEAIRYSKERKQFKRRIADFQAISFMLAEMATKLEAAKLLTYQAAMMKDAGLAASKEASMAKFFASETCNEICAKAVQIHGGYGFIKEYKVERMYRDCRVFTIYEGTSQVQQMVISGQLLK is encoded by the coding sequence ATGTTTTTATCGGAAAAACATAAACTAATTCAGCAGCTGGCTGCGGACTTTGCGGCCAAAGAACTGACCAATGAGGTTTTAGACCAGGTAGAAGAAAGCGAAGTATTTCCGGAAGAGATTTATCAGAAAATGGCTAAAGCCGGGTTTTTCGGTATCAAAGTGCCGAAGGCTTTGGGCGGTGCCGGAGCCGATACTTTAGCATATGTCTTAGTCATGGAGCAAATCGCTAAGGTCAGCGGTGTGGCCAGTATTTACGTATCTTCTCCCAACTCCCTGTCAGGTGGCCCTTTGCTGCTGTCGGGCACGGACGAGCAAAAAGAAAAATATTTAAAACCGATTATTACCGGTGAGAAAAAACTATGTTTCGCCCTGACCGAGCCCGGTGCCGGTTCCGACGCGGGCAGCATGACTTCCCGGGCGGTTAAAAACGGTGATCACTATATCTTAAACGGTCGGAAAACATTTATTACCATGGCTCCTTTGGCAGATTATGCAATTGTTTACGCCAAAACCGATCCGGCTGCTGGCACCAGAGGCATCAGCGCCTTTATTGTCGATATGAAATGGCCGGGCGTTTCCTGCGGTAAACCGGAACATAAAATGGGTGTGATCGGCTGTGCGACCAGCGATATTATCATGGAAGACGTTAAAGTGCCGGTCGAAAACCTGTTGGGTGAAGAAGGCAAGGGCTTTGTCAATGCCATGAAAACGCTGGACGTCGGACGGATCGGTGTGGCTGCCCAGTCAATCGGTGTGGCCGGCGGTGCTTTGGAAGAAGCGATTCGCTATTCCAAAGAAAGAAAGCAGTTTAAGAGAAGGATTGCTGATTTCCAGGCAATCAGCTTTATGCTGGCGGAGATGGCAACGAAGCTTGAAGCAGCTAAGCTCCTGACCTATCAGGCAGCGATGATGAAAGACGCGGGACTGGCCGCTTCCAAAGAGGCTTCCATGGCTAAGTTCTTTGCATCGGAAACATGTAACGAGATTTGTGCCAAGGCCGTGCAGATTCACGGTGGCTATGGCTTCATCAAGGAATATAAGGTGGAAAGAATGTACCGCGACTGCCGCGTATTTACGATTTACGAAGGCACCAGCCAGGTACAGCAAATGGTTATTTCCGGTCAGTTATTAAAATAA
- a CDS encoding 2-hydroxyacyl-CoA dehydratase — protein MSRLRELLNQFEEIANSPRKQLDHYMAAGKPAIGVVPVYTPEEIIHSMGFVPFGVWGADVEIKDAKAYYPSFICSIMQSILELGIHGAYKGLKAIVIPSLCDSLKSLGQNWKYAVKDDILFIPMTYPQNRENEVGRAFTKASYERVIADIEKHLGGKFDDAALQKSLDIYNEHNRLMRELSAALADHDQITAYERRNIFKSAHFMLKEEHSKLVAEFLKELEGLEKSIGKVRVITTGILADSPNLLAIFDDNNMTIVGDDIAHESRQYRTDAVSGATALDKLVDKFANMGCCSVLFDKDRKRADMLRDMAKERKAAGVIVLMTKFCDPEEFDYVCIKNTLDEANIANVITEIDRQMVNYEQTKTTLETFGEMIR, from the coding sequence ATGAGCAGATTAAGAGAATTATTAAACCAATTTGAAGAGATTGCCAATTCCCCGAGAAAACAGCTGGATCATTATATGGCGGCCGGGAAACCGGCAATCGGCGTAGTGCCGGTTTATACGCCGGAAGAGATCATTCATTCCATGGGTTTTGTACCCTTCGGCGTATGGGGTGCGGATGTTGAAATTAAGGATGCCAAGGCGTATTATCCGTCCTTTATTTGCTCGATTATGCAGAGCATTTTGGAATTGGGCATTCACGGGGCGTACAAGGGTCTGAAGGCAATCGTTATTCCGTCTTTGTGTGACTCGCTCAAGTCTTTGGGTCAAAACTGGAAATATGCGGTCAAAGATGATATTTTATTTATTCCCATGACCTATCCGCAAAACCGGGAAAATGAAGTTGGCCGGGCTTTTACCAAGGCATCCTATGAGCGGGTCATTGCCGATATTGAAAAGCATTTGGGCGGTAAGTTCGACGATGCTGCTCTGCAGAAATCCTTGGATATTTATAATGAACACAACCGGCTGATGCGTGAGTTGAGTGCGGCGTTAGCTGACCATGATCAGATTACGGCTTATGAGCGCCGCAATATTTTTAAGTCCGCTCATTTTATGCTGAAAGAAGAACACAGCAAGTTAGTGGCTGAATTCTTAAAGGAGTTGGAAGGACTGGAAAAATCAATCGGCAAGGTCAGAGTTATCACGACCGGTATTTTGGCTGACAGCCCGAACTTACTGGCTATTTTTGATGATAATAACATGACGATTGTAGGCGATGATATCGCACACGAATCCAGACAGTACCGGACGGATGCGGTAAGCGGTGCCACGGCTTTGGATAAGCTGGTGGACAAGTTTGCCAATATGGGCTGCTGCAGCGTGTTGTTTGATAAGGATCGCAAGCGTGCGGATATGCTGCGGGATATGGCTAAGGAACGTAAGGCAGCCGGCGTTATTGTCCTGATGACCAAGTTCTGCGACCCGGAAGAGTTTGATTATGTCTGCATTAAAAATACTTTGGACGAGGCCAATATCGCCAATGTTATTACCGAAATTGACCGGCAGATGGTCAATTACGAGCAAACCAAGACGACCTTGGAGACTTTCGGCGAAATGATTCGCTAA
- a CDS encoding 2-hydroxyglutaryl-CoA dehydratase — MYYLGIDIGSTTSKVVVINEKKEIAAKEMVIAGIGTDGSHQVYEKILKQIPAEQIARVTSTGYGRKLFEKADAEISELSCHAKGVFHTFPQTRTIIDIGGQDAKVLLLNDKGRMVNFVMNDKCAAGTGRFLDVMANILHLQIGDLQTEYFKSQQPINISNTCTVFAESEVISQLAAGRERADVVAGICISVANRVASLAKRVGIKEMVCMSGGVARNQGVRDAMSKKLEMEILFSPDAQYMGALGAALYSLEDAQ, encoded by the coding sequence ATGTATTATCTGGGAATTGATATCGGTTCTACCACTTCCAAGGTGGTAGTAATCAATGAAAAAAAAGAAATTGCGGCCAAAGAGATGGTTATTGCCGGAATCGGCACGGACGGCTCACATCAGGTATATGAAAAGATACTGAAGCAGATTCCGGCCGAGCAAATTGCTCGGGTTACTTCAACCGGTTACGGCCGAAAATTATTTGAGAAAGCGGATGCGGAAATCAGTGAATTAAGCTGCCATGCCAAGGGAGTGTTTCATACTTTTCCGCAGACCAGAACGATTATTGATATCGGCGGTCAGGACGCGAAAGTGTTGTTGTTAAATGACAAGGGCCGGATGGTTAATTTTGTGATGAATGACAAATGTGCTGCCGGTACGGGGCGCTTTTTGGATGTGATGGCCAATATCCTGCATTTGCAGATTGGTGATTTGCAGACGGAATATTTTAAGTCGCAGCAGCCGATTAATATTTCCAATACCTGCACGGTGTTTGCGGAATCGGAGGTTATTTCGCAGTTGGCAGCCGGCAGGGAAAGGGCGGATGTTGTCGCCGGAATTTGTATTTCGGTTGCTAACCGGGTGGCTTCGCTGGCCAAGCGGGTCGGCATTAAAGAAATGGTTTGTATGAGCGGCGGGGTGGCCCGCAATCAAGGAGTTCGTGATGCCATGAGTAAGAAGCTGGAAATGGAGATTTTATTCTCACCGGATGCTCAGTATATGGGAGCACTGGGAGCGGCTCTTTATTCATTGGAAGATGCACAGTAA
- a CDS encoding DNA starvation/stationary phase protection protein: protein MNKLEKEFNVYLADQAVMTAKLHNIHWNVQGLQFVPVHEFTEAEYEKSFERMDEVAEHLRMYGIVPASTLAEYLQLATIKEEPSRTFEYAEGLAIVLADLELLRKEATELRNAADKEGWFSAVSFLEDHVADYNKQIWFLRSMLAK from the coding sequence ATGAACAAATTAGAGAAAGAATTCAATGTTTATTTAGCTGACCAAGCGGTAATGACCGCGAAACTGCACAACATTCACTGGAACGTACAGGGCCTGCAATTTGTTCCGGTTCATGAATTTACCGAAGCGGAATATGAAAAGTCCTTTGAGCGGATGGATGAAGTAGCCGAGCATTTGAGAATGTACGGTATTGTACCGGCTTCTACTTTGGCGGAATATTTGCAGTTAGCAACGATTAAGGAAGAACCGTCCCGCACTTTTGAATATGCGGAAGGTTTGGCCATTGTTTTGGCTGATTTGGAACTTTTGCGCAAGGAAGCAACCGAACTGCGCAATGCCGCCGACAAGGAAGGCTGGTTCTCGGCAGTTAGTTTCCTGGAGGATCATGTCGCTGATTACAATAAGCAGATTTGGTTCCTGCGTTCCATGCTGGCTAAATAA
- a CDS encoding AMP-binding protein translates to MNLINYTIQECFYRRIKETPQALAYRFGEHEYSWAEAGKISLALAEELRRQGVKKGQRVGLLSINSEAWLFYFFALQLLGAQPVLLNTALSDDEILRNIELTEVNYLYYGEGYHRSFEELMKRLGLICMRRSYLGSRKMRADGWKEMLASAVEMAADVSEHEVCCFLFTSGTTKAAKAVMLTHYNLLNNARAIAEAMHWQADDRMCVAVPFFHCFGLTACILAGLETGFPLYVLDHYRTVQVCGMLQEHRCTILNGVPSMFLAMKHNAAHSDYDLSSVCSGVIAGSPIFENDYYDICRMFRPDLHLQPSYGQTESSPCITIAAYDDDLKTKATTVGRPIEHIQLRVVDTETGRLCAAGERGMIQTKGYHVMKGYYAMPKETAEAITPDGWLVTGDIGYLDKQGYLHISGRGKNLIIRGGENISPEEIEYYIRKIDGVEQVKVMGVPAAVLQEEIAACIVPSRKDLTKEEIVAELKQNLADYKIPRYIFFLNEIERLASGKIDEKSLLKIILRKVKELSV, encoded by the coding sequence ATGAATCTGATCAATTATACTATTCAGGAGTGTTTTTACCGGCGAATAAAAGAAACGCCGCAGGCATTGGCCTATCGTTTCGGCGAACACGAATACAGCTGGGCAGAAGCCGGAAAGATCTCTTTGGCGCTGGCTGAGGAATTACGGCGGCAGGGCGTGAAAAAAGGACAGCGGGTAGGCTTGCTGTCGATTAACAGCGAGGCTTGGCTTTTTTATTTTTTTGCTTTGCAGCTGCTTGGTGCTCAGCCGGTACTGCTTAACACTGCCCTGAGTGATGATGAAATCCTGCGTAACATTGAATTAACAGAAGTGAATTATTTATATTACGGGGAAGGTTATCATCGCAGCTTTGAAGAGTTGATGAAGCGTTTAGGCCTTATCTGTATGCGCCGTTCTTATCTTGGCAGCCGAAAAATGCGAGCAGACGGCTGGAAAGAAATGCTTGCTTCGGCAGTAGAAATGGCGGCGGATGTTTCTGAACATGAAGTTTGTTGTTTTCTGTTTACTTCCGGTACAACCAAAGCAGCAAAAGCAGTTATGCTGACGCATTATAATTTGCTTAACAATGCCCGGGCGATTGCCGAGGCTATGCACTGGCAGGCAGATGACCGGATGTGCGTAGCAGTTCCCTTTTTTCATTGCTTTGGCTTAACGGCTTGTATTTTGGCTGGCTTGGAAACGGGTTTTCCGCTTTACGTGCTGGATCATTACCGGACGGTTCAGGTCTGCGGTATGCTGCAGGAGCACCGCTGTACGATTTTAAACGGCGTACCCAGTATGTTTTTGGCGATGAAACATAATGCCGCGCACAGTGATTATGATTTGTCATCGGTCTGTTCGGGTGTGATTGCCGGTTCACCGATTTTTGAAAATGATTACTATGATATTTGCCGGATGTTTCGACCGGATCTGCATTTGCAGCCCTCTTACGGGCAGACGGAATCTTCGCCCTGTATCACGATTGCGGCTTATGATGACGACCTGAAAACCAAGGCAACGACGGTCGGCAGGCCGATTGAGCATATTCAGCTGCGGGTTGTTGATACTGAGACCGGCCGGCTCTGTGCCGCCGGAGAACGGGGGATGATTCAAACCAAGGGATATCATGTGATGAAGGGTTATTATGCCATGCCGAAGGAAACCGCGGAGGCGATTACGCCTGACGGTTGGCTGGTGACCGGTGATATCGGCTATTTGGATAAGCAAGGCTATCTGCATATTTCCGGACGCGGGAAAAATCTGATTATTCGAGGCGGGGAAAATATTTCACCGGAAGAAATCGAATACTATATCCGGAAAATTGACGGAGTCGAACAGGTCAAGGTGATGGGGGTACCGGCAGCGGTTTTGCAGGAAGAAATTGCCGCTTGTATTGTTCCTTCGCGCAAGGATTTAACCAAAGAGGAGATTGTTGCGGAATTAAAGCAGAACCTGGCGGATTATAAAATCCCGCGATATATTTTCTTTTTGAATGAAATTGAGCGGTTAGCGTCCGGGAAAATTGATGAAAAAAGTTTATTAAAAATTATACTAAGGAAAGTTAAGGAGCTTTCGGTTTAA
- a CDS encoding 2-hydroxyglutaryl-CoA dehydratase, which produces MAEEEKKEVKPEKKPIDVNSSKYKLGKVVADHYREVAEAKARGEKIGWCASNFPQEIFQTLGVKVCYPENQAAAIAARGAGEKMCDIAESDGYSNDICAYARISLAYTKVKDAPEQNMPQPDFLLCCNNICNCMIKWYESISKELNIPLILIDIPFNPDYEVSDAQVAYVKGQFLNAIKQLEEITGKKWDDKKFEEVMAISNRTSRAWLEATSYTKYHPSPLNGFDLLNHMAVAVCARGTVEAAEAFETLVEEYKENVKNGTSTFRGEEKHRIMFEGIACWPHLRATATGLKSRGINMVATIYADAFGLIYNSFDELIKCYCNVPNAVSLEKARDNRIRIVEKTQPEGMLVHTNRSCKLWSSFMYEMSRQIGEATDIPVVSFDGDQADPRNFSEAQYETRVQGLYEIMEENKREAVK; this is translated from the coding sequence ATGGCAGAAGAAGAGAAAAAAGAAGTAAAACCGGAAAAGAAACCGATTGATGTCAACTCTTCCAAGTATAAATTGGGGAAGGTTGTAGCGGATCATTATCGTGAAGTAGCGGAAGCCAAGGCTCGCGGAGAAAAGATCGGCTGGTGCGCCAGCAATTTCCCGCAGGAGATTTTTCAGACGCTGGGAGTTAAAGTTTGTTATCCGGAAAATCAGGCAGCGGCGATTGCTGCCCGCGGTGCAGGCGAAAAAATGTGTGATATTGCCGAAAGTGACGGCTATTCCAACGATATTTGCGCTTACGCCAGAATCAGCTTAGCATATACCAAAGTTAAGGATGCGCCGGAGCAAAATATGCCGCAGCCTGACTTTTTGCTGTGCTGTAATAATATCTGTAATTGTATGATCAAATGGTATGAGAGTATTTCTAAAGAATTAAATATTCCGCTGATTTTGATCGACATTCCGTTTAATCCGGACTATGAGGTTTCGGATGCACAAGTCGCCTATGTCAAGGGGCAATTCCTAAACGCAATTAAACAATTAGAAGAAATTACCGGCAAAAAATGGGACGATAAGAAGTTTGAAGAAGTCATGGCTATTTCCAACCGGACTTCCCGGGCGTGGCTGGAAGCAACTTCTTATACCAAGTACCATCCGTCACCGTTAAACGGCTTTGATCTGCTTAACCACATGGCGGTTGCCGTTTGCGCCCGCGGTACGGTTGAAGCAGCCGAGGCATTTGAAACCCTGGTTGAAGAGTATAAGGAAAATGTGAAAAACGGTACCAGTACCTTCCGCGGCGAAGAAAAGCACCGGATTATGTTTGAAGGTATTGCCTGCTGGCCGCATTTGCGGGCAACGGCAACGGGCTTAAAGTCACGCGGCATCAACATGGTTGCAACTATTTATGCCGATGCTTTCGGCTTGATTTACAACAGCTTTGATGAATTGATCAAATGCTACTGCAATGTGCCGAATGCGGTATCTTTGGAAAAAGCACGGGATAACCGGATTCGGATTGTGGAAAAAACGCAGCCGGAAGGAATGTTGGTCCATACCAATCGTTCCTGTAAGCTGTGGAGCTCGTTTATGTATGAAATGAGCCGTCAAATCGGAGAAGCAACCGATATTCCGGTTGTATCTTTTGACGGTGATCAGGCTGACCCCCGCAACTTCTCGGAAGCCCAATATGAAACCAGAGTACAGGGATTATATGAAATCATGGAAGAAAACAAAAGGGAGGCAGTAAAATGA
- a CDS encoding electron transfer flavoprotein subunit alpha, whose amino-acid sequence MAVRVITDKCRGCKICVKACPFDAITMVGKVAEIGSACTACGVCIEKCPFDAIIREEKEAGTDLSLYHGVWVFAEQRAGKLMSVAIELLGEGRRLADEIGTELCAVLCGSGISDLAKELIGYGADKVYVADSPILENYRTDAYTEVIYQAITEYKPEIVLLGATHIGRDLGPCLAVKAGTGLTADCTRLEIDPEDKKIKQTRPAFGGNLMATIICPNHRPQMSTVRPGVMNKAPFDADRTGEVVPLTVTITEDDVRTKILKIVKSATEMVSLTDADIIVSGGMGLGSKEGFDKLKELADVLGGTIAASRAAVDAGWIDHSYQVGQTGTTVKPQVYFACGISGAIQHIAGMQNAGLIIAVNKDENAPIFEVADYGIVGDLHKVIPALTEAFRQEIEKSKQ is encoded by the coding sequence ATGGCTGTAAGAGTTATTACTGATAAGTGTAGGGGCTGTAAAATCTGTGTAAAGGCATGTCCGTTTGACGCCATCACGATGGTCGGCAAAGTGGCCGAAATCGGCTCGGCTTGTACGGCCTGCGGCGTTTGTATTGAAAAATGCCCGTTTGATGCTATCATTCGGGAGGAAAAAGAAGCAGGTACCGATTTATCGCTGTATCATGGCGTTTGGGTCTTTGCCGAACAGAGAGCAGGCAAGCTGATGTCAGTGGCGATTGAGCTTTTGGGGGAAGGCCGCCGTCTGGCTGATGAGATCGGGACAGAACTGTGTGCGGTGCTGTGCGGCAGCGGCATCAGCGATTTGGCCAAAGAATTGATTGGTTACGGCGCGGATAAGGTTTATGTTGCCGATTCACCGATTTTGGAGAATTACCGGACTGATGCGTATACCGAGGTGATTTATCAGGCAATTACCGAATATAAACCGGAAATTGTGCTGCTGGGCGCAACCCATATCGGTCGGGATTTGGGACCGTGTCTGGCCGTAAAAGCTGGTACCGGTTTGACTGCTGACTGTACGCGGCTGGAAATTGACCCGGAAGATAAGAAGATCAAGCAAACCCGTCCCGCTTTCGGCGGTAATTTGATGGCGACGATTATTTGTCCGAACCACCGGCCGCAGATGTCAACGGTTCGGCCGGGCGTAATGAACAAGGCGCCGTTTGATGCTGACCGGACAGGGGAAGTAGTTCCGTTGACGGTGACGATCACTGAAGATGACGTCCGCACCAAGATTTTGAAGATTGTTAAGTCGGCCACCGAAATGGTTTCACTGACAGATGCCGATATCATCGTTTCCGGCGGTATGGGCTTGGGCAGCAAGGAAGGCTTTGATAAGCTGAAAGAGCTGGCCGATGTCCTGGGTGGAACGATTGCCGCTTCCCGAGCAGCGGTTGACGCCGGCTGGATTGATCATTCCTATCAGGTCGGTCAAACCGGAACTACGGTTAAGCCGCAGGTGTACTTTGCATGTGGTATTTCGGGAGCAATTCAGCACATTGCCGGTATGCAGAATGCGGGGCTGATCATTGCGGTCAACAAAGATGAAAACGCGCCGATTTTTGAAGTGGCCGATTACGGCATTGTCGGTGACCTGCATAAGGTAATTCCGGCGCTGACGGAAGCCTTCCGGCAGGAAATTGAAAAATCAAAACAGTAG